One window of the Candidatus Phycorickettsia trachydisci genome contains the following:
- a CDS encoding ankyrin repeat domain-containing protein: MTNAQIFSNLADTIRSNDIDTFNEQLERLNDQELQEILDMSQDGDNLLYIAIKQDRIDMVNALLQKGIDIEARNYEDFTALQLASQKGLTSIVELIIPHDDIKNYKIYEEKDCNSNNVRLNPLILATQEKHYQTIELLINNNFYTNELHYFASEIICNENFDKYKELLEFLKDKGYNFKAKDSRGWNALICFTDIQKWNEELFNFLVQDKALNLINEPNNKGDTFLYEAFSYRLFEDDVTNYKKLIDAGADYRITNNYGWTVLHYVICISSSNEEMDFLLPYFFEDTDDFNFVSYFAQALEDGADPSYLSDFYYTAAKLLDVNLMKLFINYGKPPYYWDSQESDEIIECLLDEDDDPGLQMMAFLNNKGFLFPSKVILEHLDDVLTILEENKQREFEDNEDELENQEFKTLNTPEEQILGIMNLLIALGNGLNDAGEDQELINDYSVALEKLKAHIDNLELEELGNALKQKIVQAHKETDPKNAHSNVLFFKTLCNSYYELADMMLNDEAADLPINLSNDAQEILERITNYIDADAVYQIAECASFAYLMRNARKHDLQQNSQDITVTRSKILPWIDKATQGILGQICKAPVLELINGLINLSIKKHETDEPANKRLMLDLEESRGAVSMHHSQISDVMEFVMPPILGEGSDVGEQVKTL, encoded by the coding sequence ATGACAAACGCTCAAATATTTTCTAATTTAGCAGATACAATACGTAGTAACGATATAGACACTTTTAACGAGCAACTAGAACGATTAAATGATCAAGAATTGCAAGAGATCTTGGACATGAGTCAAGATGGAGATAATCTATTATACATAGCTATCAAGCAAGATAGAATAGATATGGTTAATGCATTACTCCAAAAAGGTATTGATATAGAGGCAAGAAATTACGAAGACTTCACAGCACTTCAACTTGCATCCCAAAAAGGACTTACAAGTATAGTAGAACTGATTATACCGCATGATGATATCAAGAATTATAAGATTTATGAAGAAAAAGATTGTAATTCCAACAACGTACGTCTTAATCCTTTAATTTTAGCCACGCAAGAGAAGCATTATCAAACAATTGAATTATTAATCAACAATAATTTCTACACAAACGAGCTGCATTATTTTGCATCAGAAATAATATGTAATGAAAACTTTGATAAATATAAGGAATTATTGGAATTTTTAAAAGATAAGGGATATAACTTTAAAGCCAAAGATTCCAGAGGTTGGAATGCTTTAATATGTTTTACCGATATTCAAAAATGGAATGAAGAACTATTTAATTTCTTAGTCCAAGACAAAGCATTAAACCTCATAAACGAACCAAATAACAAAGGAGATACTTTTCTATATGAAGCATTCTCATATCGCCTCTTTGAAGACGATGTAACAAATTATAAAAAGCTAATAGATGCAGGTGCTGACTATCGCATAACCAATAATTATGGATGGACAGTTTTGCATTATGTAATATGTATAAGCTCATCTAATGAAGAAATGGATTTTTTATTACCCTATTTTTTTGAAGATACGGATGATTTTAATTTCGTAAGCTATTTTGCACAAGCCCTAGAAGATGGAGCTGACCCTTCATATTTGAGTGATTTCTATTATACTGCGGCCAAATTGTTAGATGTAAATTTAATGAAGCTCTTTATTAATTATGGCAAACCTCCTTATTATTGGGATTCTCAAGAATCCGACGAGATTATAGAATGTCTTTTAGATGAAGATGATGATCCAGGACTTCAAATGATGGCCTTTTTAAATAACAAAGGTTTCCTTTTTCCTAGTAAAGTGATTTTAGAGCATCTAGATGATGTACTAACTATTCTTGAGGAGAACAAACAAAGAGAATTCGAAGACAACGAGGATGAATTAGAAAATCAAGAATTCAAAACCCTAAATACACCTGAAGAGCAGATATTAGGTATTATGAACCTTTTAATAGCCTTAGGGAACGGATTAAACGACGCCGGGGAAGATCAAGAATTAATTAATGACTACAGCGTAGCACTAGAAAAATTAAAAGCTCATATCGACAATTTAGAATTAGAAGAATTAGGAAATGCTTTAAAACAAAAGATAGTCCAAGCACATAAAGAGACCGACCCTAAAAACGCACACAGTAACGTCTTATTTTTTAAAACATTATGTAACTCATATTATGAATTGGCCGATATGATGCTTAATGATGAAGCAGCAGATCTACCTATAAATCTCTCAAATGATGCACAAGAAATATTAGAAAGAATTACGAATTATATAGATGCAGATGCTGTATATCAGATAGCAGAATGTGCATCGTTTGCTTACTTGATGCGTAATGCAAGAAAACATGATCTACAACAAAATAGTCAGGACATTACTGTAACCAGAAGCAAGATATTACCTTGGATAGATAAGGCAACTCAGGGAATTTTAGGCCAAATTTGCAAAGCTCCAGTACTTGAGTTGATTAATGGACTGATAAACCTTTCGATCAAAAAACATGAGACAGATGAGCCAGCTAATAAACGTCTAATGCTTGATCTAGAAGAATCAAGAGGAGCAGTAAGCATGCATCACTCTCAAATTAGTGATGTAATGGAATTTGTGATGCCACCAATTTTAGGCGAGGGTAGTGACGTTGGAGAGCAAGTTAAGACCCTATAA
- a CDS encoding DsbA family protein translates to MSEKNNKHAVKFIIATAILVIAFLGYRTISKPLNELPKTSVIAVENTNDNKLQTLAEQEKKEEFKQDVEKIVKQYIADNPEIIISTLESFQKKRYEEHKFNIASKVKEKLSELSDPNVFPVYRTQNIDLKIFAFLDYNCIYCKKLNGSLKEVLNNNPKLSLVYNLYPVLGEGSVYVTKLMIAVNKLAPERFKDIHDDIMELKSVNRQGISDVLTSHGLQIQDIEKESSKDYVSSYLSKVSELAKYLEVSGVPIIVVGDQILPGFVESEVLQDLIKEQLNKK, encoded by the coding sequence ATGTCAGAAAAGAACAATAAACACGCAGTTAAGTTCATTATTGCAACTGCAATCTTAGTCATAGCCTTTTTAGGATATAGAACAATCTCTAAACCCTTAAATGAACTACCCAAAACAAGTGTTATTGCAGTTGAAAACACTAATGACAACAAACTCCAAACCTTAGCAGAACAAGAAAAAAAGGAAGAATTCAAACAAGATGTAGAAAAAATAGTAAAACAGTATATTGCTGATAATCCCGAAATAATTATATCAACATTAGAATCATTCCAAAAGAAAAGATACGAAGAACATAAGTTTAACATAGCATCTAAGGTTAAAGAAAAACTTTCAGAATTAAGTGACCCTAATGTGTTTCCAGTTTATCGCACACAAAATATAGATTTAAAAATATTTGCGTTTCTTGACTATAACTGCATATACTGCAAAAAGCTGAATGGTTCATTAAAAGAAGTTTTAAACAATAACCCCAAGTTATCACTAGTATATAACCTTTACCCTGTGCTAGGTGAAGGATCAGTTTACGTCACAAAATTAATGATAGCTGTAAATAAGTTAGCTCCAGAGCGCTTCAAAGACATCCATGATGATATAATGGAACTTAAATCAGTCAACAGGCAAGGAATTAGTGATGTTCTAACCTCTCACGGACTTCAAATTCAAGATATAGAAAAAGAATCCAGCAAAGACTATGTATCATCATACTTATCTAAAGTATCTGAACTTGCTAAATATCTTGAAGTATCAGGCGTGCCAATTATAGTAGTAGGAGACCAAATTCTTCCAGGATTTGTAGAATCAGAGGTATTACAAGATTTAATTAAGGAACAACTTAATAAAAAATAA
- a CDS encoding winged helix-turn-helix domain-containing protein — MSDMIDKMPPKVLLIDSDVESMDFVANAIERYWFNVIRTTSSDMGIRNLALHRPHLGVLSSRLDKENFDDHDNNKKSLYKLVSDIRAVEGYKSMPLILMLDDEKDKEFFKDLDNGLIEFLERPIVHSELMRNIKELLRKSQPVLCDRFLKHKDVTVDLGSYKVFRQGQLVRLGPTEFKILELLIQDPKCIFSRQQIVDYVWGMDCSRIDLRTVDVHMNRLRSALKKISNMPVIQTIRSIGYCLSLPGDPM, encoded by the coding sequence ATGAGCGACATGATAGATAAGATGCCACCCAAGGTTCTTTTGATCGATAGTGATGTAGAATCCATGGATTTCGTGGCAAATGCAATTGAGAGATATTGGTTCAATGTTATTAGGACCACAAGCAGTGACATGGGAATAAGGAATTTAGCCCTCCACCGTCCGCATTTAGGAGTTTTAAGTTCAAGGTTAGATAAAGAGAATTTTGACGATCACGATAATAATAAAAAATCATTGTACAAATTAGTATCTGACATCAGAGCTGTTGAAGGATACAAGAGTATGCCTTTAATTCTGATGTTAGATGATGAAAAAGATAAGGAATTTTTTAAGGATTTAGATAATGGCTTAATTGAATTCTTAGAAAGACCTATAGTACATAGCGAATTAATGAGAAATATTAAGGAGCTTTTAAGAAAATCTCAACCTGTATTGTGTGATAGATTTTTAAAACACAAAGACGTTACAGTAGATTTAGGTAGCTACAAAGTTTTTAGACAAGGTCAGTTAGTGCGCCTTGGCCCTACAGAATTCAAAATTTTAGAGCTTTTAATCCAAGATCCTAAATGCATATTTTCAAGACAACAAATCGTGGATTATGTCTGGGGCATGGATTGTTCAAGAATCGACTTAAGGACCGTAGATGTTCACATGAATAGACTTAGATCTGCCTTAAAAAAGATATCAAATATGCCCGTTATCCAAACTATCAGATCAATTGGATATTGCCTCAGTCTACCTGGCGATCCAATGTAA
- the mdh gene encoding malate dehydrogenase, whose protein sequence is MKKIALIGSGNIGGTLAFLATVKNLGDVVLIDAVEGVPQGKALDIMQSTSILRSDNQITGSNDYADIAASDVVIVTAGSPRKPGMSRDDLLNTNAKVITDVAKNIYKYCPNAFVIVVTNPLDAMVYVMQKESGLPAHKVVGMAGTLDSARFSYFLAQELKVSVRDVSTFVLGGHGDTMVPLIEYSTVAGISLKRLVEMNMISKQSLDAIIERTKNGGGEIVALLKNGSAFYAPAVAALEIAESYLSNQKRLLPCCAYLSGQYGVEGLYAGVPVIISNKGVEKVIEVKLSDKEKSLFDYSIQSVKNLVSALK, encoded by the coding sequence ATGAAAAAAATTGCACTTATCGGTAGTGGTAATATAGGAGGAACCTTAGCTTTCCTCGCCACGGTCAAAAACCTTGGAGATGTTGTTTTAATAGATGCCGTAGAAGGCGTCCCTCAAGGTAAGGCCTTGGATATAATGCAAAGTACAAGTATTTTGCGTAGCGATAATCAGATAACGGGAAGTAATGATTACGCCGATATTGCTGCTTCAGATGTTGTGATTGTGACAGCTGGTTCTCCTCGTAAGCCTGGTATGAGCAGGGATGATTTGCTCAATACAAATGCAAAAGTAATAACAGATGTAGCAAAAAATATCTATAAATACTGCCCTAATGCATTTGTGATAGTTGTTACAAATCCTTTAGATGCAATGGTTTATGTGATGCAAAAAGAAAGCGGACTTCCTGCTCATAAGGTTGTTGGGATGGCTGGTACACTTGACTCAGCACGCTTTAGTTACTTTTTAGCACAAGAATTGAAGGTTTCAGTGAGAGATGTTAGTACTTTCGTATTAGGAGGCCATGGAGATACAATGGTTCCTCTAATTGAATATTCGACTGTTGCAGGTATTTCATTAAAGCGTTTAGTAGAGATGAATATGATTTCTAAACAATCACTAGATGCCATTATTGAACGTACAAAAAATGGTGGAGGAGAAATTGTTGCATTATTAAAAAATGGCTCAGCATTTTATGCTCCTGCAGTTGCTGCATTAGAGATTGCAGAAAGCTATTTATCTAATCAAAAAAGATTGCTTCCATGTTGCGCTTACTTAAGTGGTCAATATGGTGTTGAAGGTTTATATGCTGGAGTGCCTGTGATAATCAGCAATAAAGGAGTTGAAAAAGTGATAGAGGTTAAACTATCAGATAAAGAAAAATCATTATTTGATTACTCAATCCAGTCAGTAAAGAATTTAGTATCTGCTTTAAAGTAG
- the rho gene encoding transcription termination factor Rho: MANDVDVEVSPQRKPRVVIDKRVEQTVERNPDQPLLKLEDIKNLSLYDLQTKVSELGIENFGVMSRQEMIFIILKKAIEKGSTVIGRGVLEVLADGFGFLRSGEANYQTGGDDIYVSPSQIRRFGLRTGDILEGPIRAPKNGDKYFAILKIDTVNNLDPASSNHRVFFDDLTPLYPDEKFDLEFKTPTQDLSTRVVELITPIGKGQRALIVAPPRTGKTILLQNIAHAITENHPEVYLIVLLIDERPEEFTDMVRSVKRGNKNVEVVSSNFDEPTTRHVQLAEIVIEKAKRLVEQKRDVVILLDSITRLARAYNAVMPSSGKVLTGGVDANALQRPKRFFGAARNVEQGGSLTIIASALVETGSRMDEVIYEEFKGTGNCEIVLTRTLADKRIYPAIDINKSGTRKDELLVPREIMKKMWILRHITQQMNNVESLENLLDRVKSTKCNMDFFNSMNS; encoded by the coding sequence ATGGCTAATGACGTAGACGTTGAAGTAAGTCCTCAGAGAAAACCTCGAGTGGTTATAGATAAAAGAGTTGAGCAAACTGTTGAAAGAAATCCAGATCAGCCCCTGCTTAAACTAGAAGATATTAAGAACCTATCTCTATATGATCTGCAAACTAAAGTATCAGAGTTGGGAATAGAAAATTTTGGTGTAATGAGTCGTCAAGAGATGATCTTTATTATCTTAAAGAAGGCTATAGAGAAGGGTAGCACAGTTATTGGTCGAGGAGTTTTGGAAGTCCTTGCTGACGGTTTTGGCTTTTTAAGGTCAGGGGAGGCAAATTATCAAACCGGAGGGGACGATATTTATGTTTCTCCAAGCCAGATTAGAAGATTTGGTTTAAGAACTGGTGATATTTTAGAAGGTCCAATTAGGGCCCCTAAAAATGGTGATAAATATTTTGCAATATTAAAGATAGATACAGTAAATAATCTAGATCCTGCAAGTAGCAATCATAGGGTATTTTTTGATGATTTGACCCCTTTATACCCGGATGAAAAATTTGATCTGGAATTCAAAACTCCAACTCAAGATCTAAGCACTAGGGTAGTGGAATTAATTACACCTATTGGAAAAGGTCAAAGGGCCTTGATTGTAGCTCCTCCAAGGACGGGTAAGACTATTTTGCTCCAAAATATTGCGCACGCAATTACCGAAAATCATCCTGAAGTGTACCTAATAGTATTGCTTATCGATGAGCGTCCTGAAGAATTTACTGATATGGTTCGTTCAGTAAAGCGAGGTAACAAAAATGTAGAAGTTGTGAGTTCAAATTTTGATGAGCCAACTACCCGTCACGTACAACTTGCTGAGATTGTTATTGAGAAAGCTAAGAGGTTAGTTGAGCAAAAAAGAGATGTTGTGATACTTCTAGACTCAATTACAAGGCTTGCAAGGGCATATAATGCTGTAATGCCTTCATCTGGTAAGGTTCTTACAGGTGGTGTTGATGCAAATGCGTTGCAAAGACCAAAAAGATTTTTTGGGGCAGCTCGTAACGTAGAGCAGGGTGGGTCACTTACAATCATCGCATCGGCCCTTGTTGAAACCGGCTCAAGGATGGATGAAGTAATTTATGAAGAATTCAAGGGCACAGGTAACTGTGAGATAGTTTTAACAAGAACTTTAGCTGATAAGAGGATATATCCAGCAATTGATATCAATAAGTCTGGTACTCGTAAAGATGAATTACTTGTTCCAAGGGAGATAATGAAAAAAATGTGGATTCTAAGGCACATAACCCAACAAATGAATAACGTAGAGTCACTAGAGAATTTATTAGATAGAGTAAAAAGTACAAAATGTAATATGGACTTTTTTAACTCTATGAACTCTTGA
- a CDS encoding ankyrin repeat domain-containing protein codes for MINQDLHDALKENRIDLITQILQDQGINTQDENGKTVLHLAVNLSNPETFEFLLQQSADPNIQDKEKDTPLHLAAMSFNPDKVDLLLKHGANPHVLNLDSHTPHQSVSTTMLASYAKTTITDSDKEKAFQIIDLLGRASGQVHPTLGIPIPQIDFGGALFRQLGLDVNALGQDGWTMLQRAIIKKDLNAINEFLKDREIELHKPSKYGYKALDIAILKDDPEILEALLQKINPNDPATLDDEGSTPLHLAAKFLRPNAVKILLKHQANIFALNKQSAKPIEVTTDSIEGFIELTQWWKHGPFHNVSLAAFGFPDREDIKQWLQEKESSISQDDITHLSGQVDLLGLSSSISEEHKDPEVKNLGQESSSI; via the coding sequence ATGATAAATCAAGATTTGCATGATGCCCTTAAGGAAAATCGTATCGACTTAATAACACAAATACTTCAAGATCAAGGTATCAACACTCAGGATGAAAACGGCAAAACAGTTTTACATCTAGCTGTAAATCTCAGCAATCCCGAAACTTTCGAATTCTTACTACAACAAAGCGCTGATCCAAATATTCAAGATAAGGAAAAAGACACCCCCTTACACTTAGCTGCAATGTCCTTTAATCCAGATAAGGTAGATTTACTTTTAAAGCATGGCGCCAATCCTCATGTCTTGAACCTTGATAGCCATACACCACATCAGTCAGTTAGCACAACAATGCTTGCTTCATATGCCAAAACTACAATAACTGACAGCGATAAAGAAAAAGCCTTTCAGATAATAGATCTACTAGGCCGCGCTAGCGGGCAAGTTCATCCTACACTAGGAATACCAATTCCTCAAATCGATTTTGGAGGAGCTCTATTTAGGCAACTTGGCCTTGATGTAAACGCTTTAGGCCAAGATGGTTGGACTATGTTACAAAGAGCTATCATCAAAAAGGATCTCAATGCAATCAATGAGTTTTTAAAAGATAGAGAAATTGAATTACATAAACCAAGTAAATATGGCTATAAGGCCCTAGATATAGCAATATTAAAAGATGATCCTGAAATATTAGAGGCTCTTTTGCAAAAGATAAATCCCAATGATCCAGCAACTTTGGATGATGAAGGTAGTACACCATTGCACCTGGCCGCAAAATTCTTAAGGCCAAATGCAGTAAAAATACTTTTAAAACATCAAGCAAATATTTTTGCATTAAATAAACAAAGTGCAAAACCTATAGAAGTTACTACTGATAGTATAGAAGGTTTTATTGAACTAACGCAATGGTGGAAGCATGGTCCCTTTCATAATGTTTCTTTAGCGGCTTTCGGTTTTCCTGATAGAGAAGACATAAAACAATGGCTTCAAGAAAAAGAAAGTTCAATATCACAAGATGATATAACTCATTTAAGTGGTCAAGTTGATCTTCTCGGCCTATCTTCCAGTATTTCGGAAGAACACAAAGACCCGGAAGTAAAGAACTTAGGTCAAGAATCTAGTAGCATATAA
- a CDS encoding alpha/beta hydrolase: MEVFFNSSAGRIQGEYHCSPQEDKPVALILHSHPEGSMNDAVVCKMYKNFVSNGFSVLKINFRGIDKSQGRFDQGIGELVDASTALDWLEEKHGINTSYWVAGFAFGARIGMELTMRRPEVMHFIVASPPVNKHDFSFLSPCPVSGLVLQGDLNSVVPRDAVLDFVNKTPKRQGVEITCRIIEGADHLFRNRLDQLGQTLDDYIQKILNNQPVGNEAEVIKKSKVVLLD, translated from the coding sequence ATGGAAGTTTTCTTTAATAGCTCAGCTGGTAGAATTCAAGGAGAATATCATTGTTCTCCTCAAGAAGATAAGCCTGTAGCTTTAATACTCCATTCTCATCCCGAGGGCAGTATGAACGATGCCGTAGTTTGCAAGATGTATAAAAATTTTGTATCAAATGGCTTCTCTGTACTCAAAATTAATTTTCGAGGAATTGATAAATCTCAAGGGCGTTTTGACCAAGGTATAGGAGAATTAGTCGATGCATCCACCGCCTTAGACTGGTTAGAAGAAAAACATGGAATCAACACGTCATATTGGGTTGCAGGATTTGCATTTGGTGCACGAATTGGAATGGAATTAACGATGCGCAGACCTGAAGTTATGCATTTTATCGTAGCCTCACCTCCCGTTAATAAGCATGATTTTTCTTTCCTATCACCTTGCCCAGTATCAGGTTTGGTACTGCAAGGAGATTTAAACAGCGTTGTCCCAAGAGATGCAGTACTAGACTTCGTGAATAAAACACCAAAACGCCAAGGTGTAGAAATCACTTGCCGAATTATTGAAGGCGCTGATCATTTGTTTAGGAATAGATTAGATCAATTAGGACAAACTTTAGACGATTATATACAGAAGATTTTAAACAATCAGCCAGTAGGCAACGAAGCGGAGGTTATCAAAAAATCAAAAGTAGTATTATTAGATTAA
- a CDS encoding PHA/PHB synthase family protein encodes MQNINQNFTYFNNIAQEYHKALYKNIAENPLMQMAPVFNKLFFDILNKTLPQILKDPVKIHNKTLSYQLKIIQASTASLNTNELIKVLHKELLNYYLELVEDTQIEDKDRGYFTFWIKQFFNACDPANFILFNDKSLNKCIDSKLENIFKGIANFQDEWLHSSKGYFMLPTVDPKPFKLGKNIASTEGKVIYKNSIIELICYKPKKDVYSIPILIVPPCINKFYVLDLSESNSFVKWLVDNNFQVFILSWVNPKSSEQNFTFEEYIKQGILEPTRYILEEFGYKKLNAIGYCIGGTMLGTLLGYCVKRNINIFNSATFFNTLLDFSDLGDLSVFIRQETIEQFKKLGHKAGYFDGSLLYNFFNLLKSKEMIWSTYINHYLQGNDSKAFDILYWNADYVNMPLKMFEFYLEKMCLENLLSTPNQISVLNTRIDLSKISIPSFFVASKNDHIVPWKQSYKSMNCLDGDKTFCLTDSGHVAGILNPPHLNKYNHWLGKTQECSLAWLDSAKQFQGSWWNTYVDWLKQYSGELTKPLKYKDIPSIGKAPGEFCKS; translated from the coding sequence ATGCAAAATATCAATCAAAATTTTACTTATTTCAATAATATAGCTCAAGAATATCATAAAGCCCTATACAAAAATATAGCCGAGAATCCTCTAATGCAGATGGCGCCAGTGTTTAATAAGCTATTTTTTGATATTCTAAATAAAACTCTACCACAAATACTTAAAGACCCAGTTAAGATCCATAATAAAACTTTGTCTTACCAACTCAAGATAATTCAAGCAAGTACCGCATCATTAAATACCAATGAACTTATAAAGGTATTACACAAGGAACTATTAAATTATTATTTAGAATTAGTAGAAGATACTCAGATTGAAGATAAAGATCGAGGATACTTCACTTTCTGGATTAAACAATTCTTTAACGCTTGTGATCCAGCAAACTTTATTCTATTTAACGACAAATCCTTAAATAAATGTATAGATTCTAAGTTAGAGAATATCTTTAAAGGCATAGCAAATTTTCAAGACGAATGGCTACATTCAAGTAAGGGATACTTCATGCTTCCTACTGTAGATCCTAAACCTTTCAAATTAGGCAAGAACATTGCATCAACAGAAGGTAAAGTGATATATAAAAACTCTATTATTGAACTAATCTGCTATAAACCAAAAAAAGACGTATACTCAATACCTATTTTAATTGTCCCTCCATGCATTAATAAATTTTATGTACTTGATCTATCCGAGTCTAATTCATTTGTAAAATGGCTTGTAGATAATAATTTTCAGGTATTTATCTTATCGTGGGTCAATCCTAAATCATCTGAGCAAAACTTTACATTTGAGGAATATATAAAACAAGGTATCTTAGAGCCTACAAGATACATCTTAGAAGAATTTGGATATAAAAAACTTAATGCAATTGGATATTGCATAGGAGGCACAATGCTTGGCACGTTACTTGGTTATTGCGTAAAACGTAATATCAACATTTTTAATTCTGCCACTTTTTTTAATACCCTATTAGATTTTAGTGATTTAGGAGATTTATCGGTCTTTATACGTCAAGAAACAATAGAGCAATTTAAAAAATTAGGCCACAAAGCTGGATATTTTGATGGAAGTCTTTTATATAACTTTTTCAACCTACTTAAATCCAAAGAGATGATTTGGTCCACCTACATTAATCATTATTTGCAAGGAAATGACTCCAAAGCTTTTGACATACTTTATTGGAATGCAGATTACGTTAATATGCCACTGAAGATGTTTGAGTTTTATTTAGAAAAAATGTGCTTAGAAAACTTACTTTCTACCCCAAATCAGATATCAGTTTTAAACACCAGAATTGACCTAAGCAAAATAAGTATTCCATCTTTTTTTGTTGCTTCTAAAAACGACCACATCGTTCCTTGGAAACAAAGTTACAAAAGTATGAACTGTTTAGATGGAGATAAAACCTTTTGTTTAACAGACTCAGGGCATGTTGCAGGTATTTTAAATCCTCCACATCTTAATAAATACAACCATTGGCTAGGCAAAACTCAAGAATGCAGTCTGGCATGGCTTGATTCTGCTAAACAATTTCAAGGCTCTTGGTGGAATACATACGTTGATTGGCTAAAACAATACAGCGGCGAATTAACTAAACCATTAAAATATAAAGATATCCCATCTATTGGAAAAGCACCTGGAGAATTTTGCAAGTCTTAA
- a CDS encoding enoyl-ACP reductase — protein MLFQNKKGIILGVATTSSIAYSIAKLLREHGADLILTYPNDSIKRRLDPIAQELGAIDTFQCNVSEPEAIANLAANIQNKGHKLDFLVHSIAFSNKDELKGRFVDTSLENFLNTMNVSCYSFISLCKHFEKLLNPGASVLTLSYYGAVKVIPNYNVMGVAKAGLESSVRYLSNDLGPNIRVNAISAGPIRTPAASAIGDFGKMLQSHQSTAPLQRNVSPEEVAKSSLYLLSDLASGVTAEIHYVDGGFSSIGLASRHPSEEHNAL, from the coding sequence ATGTTATTTCAGAATAAAAAAGGTATTATCTTAGGAGTTGCAACTACCAGTTCTATTGCATATTCTATTGCAAAGCTTTTAAGAGAACATGGGGCTGATTTAATTTTAACTTATCCAAATGATTCGATAAAAAGAAGGCTAGATCCTATAGCTCAAGAATTAGGTGCTATAGATACTTTTCAATGCAACGTATCAGAGCCTGAAGCCATAGCTAATTTAGCCGCAAATATTCAAAATAAAGGCCATAAACTAGACTTTTTAGTACACTCAATTGCCTTCTCTAACAAAGATGAATTAAAAGGTCGTTTTGTAGATACTTCTTTAGAGAACTTTCTTAATACAATGAACGTATCTTGCTATTCATTCATCAGTTTATGCAAACACTTCGAAAAATTATTAAATCCTGGAGCAAGCGTTCTGACTTTAAGTTACTATGGCGCGGTTAAGGTTATACCAAATTACAACGTAATGGGTGTTGCTAAAGCAGGGCTTGAGTCTAGCGTACGATACCTAAGTAATGACCTAGGTCCAAATATTAGAGTTAATGCTATTTCAGCTGGACCGATAAGAACTCCAGCAGCTAGCGCGATAGGAGACTTTGGCAAGATGCTACAATCCCACCAATCAACAGCACCTCTTCAACGAAACGTATCACCTGAAGAAGTTGCTAAATCATCTTTATATCTGTTAAGTGATCTTGCAAGTGGAGTTACAGCAGAGATTCATTATGTTGATGGCGGTTTTAGCTCTATTGGACTTGCTTCAAGACACCCAAGTGAAGAACATAATGCTCTTTAA
- a CDS encoding type II toxin-antitoxin system RatA family toxin has product MLNLEYKKQVPFSAKQMFDLVMDIEHYSEFLPWCEKAEIMQRVSDNELVADLEIKFKSLKAKYTSTISAISNPPNYSIDIKSSHMFFNYFISRWDFIENDKGSLVIFKFNLKMKLSFFERFLVSSLDTVGNEIVELFTQRAKKLYKIK; this is encoded by the coding sequence ATGTTAAATTTGGAGTATAAAAAACAAGTACCATTTTCTGCAAAGCAGATGTTTGATTTAGTAATGGATATAGAGCATTATTCTGAGTTTTTACCTTGGTGTGAAAAGGCTGAGATTATGCAGCGAGTTAGTGATAATGAACTAGTTGCCGATTTAGAGATTAAGTTTAAATCTTTAAAAGCTAAGTATACATCAACAATAAGTGCTATTTCTAATCCCCCAAACTACTCTATTGATATCAAATCTAGTCATATGTTTTTTAACTACTTTATAAGTCGTTGGGATTTTATAGAAAATGATAAAGGCAGTCTCGTGATTTTTAAGTTTAACTTAAAGATGAAATTAAGTTTTTTTGAAAGGTTTCTTGTATCTTCTTTAGATACAGTGGGTAATGAGATTGTAGAGCTTTTTACCCAGAGGGCAAAAAAACTCTACAAGATAAAATAG